From the Glycine max cultivar Williams 82 chromosome 11, Glycine_max_v4.0, whole genome shotgun sequence genome, the window tgttttgtttgaaGACTTTACGCTTTTATTCTCTAAAACATATTCCTCAATTATAGGAAAATCAATTCCGTTAAAACTAATAATGCAAAAATTCACACTACACCTGCATATATATGCCAACCAACTTTCTATTATATACCATCTGTTATATACAATTATACCAAATTGAGAGAATAGCAACATCAGCAAACTAGTGTCATGTGTCATAAGATTTATGAGCTGACTCAAATCCATTACCTTACGCTTTACCAGATAGATTTGTCCTATTCTGCACAGGCTTCTCCTAATGTCTTGTTTTCAATCAATTTCACAGTGAATATTCTTAATCAACTGCAGACAAGAGGAAAGTTCATTATGCATCACGGTGAATAATATTTACTTCCTTTCTGTAAGAGTAAATATGGGAAAAGGCTTCATGAATTCCATGCTCCCATGTGGTCTATCATCAATAATATTGCATTGGTTAACCAGCTTAAGAAAGATGATACAATGTAATGTAGGTAGGAAAGCGAGCAAATTGAAGGCCCCCCTTAGGCCTTTTAGACAGTTATTTCGCTCGTTCTGTGTAAAATAAtgctaaaatgatttattaaaCTAAGCAAAGAAACTTAGTACGTGAGGAAACGAGAATTCTCATTACTAAACTAAAAGTACTAATCTATTCCATCATTTGCGCAAAAGTAACAACCTGGTTGGCAAGCAATACTAGGCTATATGCGCTAATGGGAGAATATTGTCTTACCAAAAAGAAAACTAATCAATGGCACCTCTTTTTTGTCGAGTCCATTTGCCATCTTAAGTCATGAGAGAAAGAGTGGGTGATAGTGAGGTTCTGATCTAAttcagagaagaagaaagaagaaaggaagTTCTGGCAAAGGAAGGAAAAGGATCCTATGGATCCCCTTTTTAGGAATTTGGTATAGGTCTATTTGTCCGTTTTGAGTTTGTGGATTCCTTACTGTTTCACCCCAGTCCTTTTTCCTTCTTACATTAAACTTTTATCTGTTCTTTTCTACATAAAATCTCAACACAAAGCACAAAAAGacaatttcttttcattctcaTCTTCAATTCTTTGCAATTGGCTGTGCTACTCAAGTCTACTTCTCTACAATACGTCTATAATTCAGGCTGATAATAAAATCTCTGTCCCCTCCATCCCCCTTCACATTTTATTTACCTCCAAACTCTCATATTCGCTTAGTTTTCAGTGTCTTTGGAATCCAGTTCAACtgaaatttatttgtattattttgacTTTCTTGAATCCGACTCTATTAGTAAGCTAGTCTGAGATTTCCAAGAGAGTCCTAGTTATTTAACAGAGAAAATGGCAACTGGGGAACAACTAAGCTCCAGAGGGCAAGCATGGTTAGATGGATAACTCTTTTCTTCCTCACTGTTTCTGAATCACTATATTCCTATTCCAAACGAGACCATATCCATAACAATTCTTTTATGCAGGTTTTGCACAACAGGATTGCCAAATGACATTGTGATCGAAGTGGATGACATGTACTTCCATCTACACAAGGCGAGCTTCCAATACCATACTCATTCGAATATTCTTATGTTATGCAATATGCATGCACACCCAACAATACGCTGTAATCTGTACTTTGTTCTCTAAAATTTGTCCGTGTCGCGACATGTTTCATTTCAGTCTCCTCTGATGTCAAAGAGTCGAAAGCTTCAGCAGCTAATAGCTGAGCATGAAACAAATCATTCCTCAGAAgctgaagagaaagaaaaacaccGTCACTTGGTGTTCACAGACTTCCCAGGCGGCTCCGAGACCTTTGAATTAGCCGCGAAATTCTGTTTCGGCGCCAAAATCGATTTATCCTCTTCCAATGTGGTTCCTCTACGCTGCGCCGGAGAGTTTCTCGAAATGACGGAACAACACTCCAAAGAAAACCTCATCTCCAAGACGGAGACCTTTCTCTCTCACTCCGTGCTCAACAGCATCAAGAACTCCATCATAGCATTAAAATCCTGCGAGCGCTTACTGCCTCTCGCTGATACCTTAGCCATCACGCGGAGGTGCGTCGATTCCATCGTCTCCGAAACACTGTTCAGGTTGCCGGTGAGCGATTCCGCTTCTACGCTGCTTCTCCCCACCGGcggaagaagaagcagaagaaCCGGTGAAGATGATTCCTGGTTTGAGGAGCTTAGGCTTCTAGGCTTACCTATGTTCAAGCAATTAATTCTCGCCATGAAAGGATCTGATTCTGCGCTAAAGTCAGAGATAATCGAAACCTGCCTTTTGCAATACGCTAAAAAACACATTCCAGCTTTATCGAGATCCAATCGTAAAGCCTTGACGTCATCATCTTCTTCAGAAGCGGAACAGAAAGAGTTACTCGAGATTGTGATCACGAACCTCTCATCCAAGCACTCCACGCCTGTGAGGTTTCTCTTCGGACTGTTACGAACCGCCACCGTACTGAAAGCTTCCGAAGCATGCAATGATGTGTTGGAGAAGAAGATAGGTTCGCAGCTCGATGAAGTTACTCTGGATGACCTTCTCATACCTAGCTATTCCTACCTAAACGAAACTCTGTATGACATTGATTGCGTGGCGAGGATTTTAGGTTATTTTTTGGAAGAAGAACGAAACGTTGCTGCAATCGACGGCCGCGCTCCGAGATCGCCGGGGCTGATGCTCGTTGGAAAACTCATCGATGGTTATCTCTCGGAGATCGCTACCGATGCGAATTTGAAGCCGTCGAAATTCTACGATCTAGCCATCTCAGTTCCTGATCGAGCGAGACTGTTCCACGATGGTCTCTATCGTGCCGTTGATGTCTACCTCAAGGTACCTATAATAAGCTATAACATATTGCGTTACGAGTttccataagaaaaataattagttattgaAAACGATAAATTCGGATTGTTAAATTCATAATTGTAGGCGCATCCGTGGGTTTCGAAATCGGATAGGGAGAAGATTTGTGCAGTGTTAGACTGCCAGAAGCTGACGTTGGAGGCGTGCTCGCACGCCGCGCAGAATGAAAGACTTCCACTGCGAGCGGTGGTTCGGGTGCTCTTCTTCGAGCAGCTTCAACTGCGACGCGCCATCGCCGGAAAGCTGGGGGCAGCGGAGGAGCCATCGAGGCATTCGGCGGCGATGGCGGAGGAAGAGGAGGTGGAGGATGATAATAATACGTGGCAGGTGACGGTGAGGGAGAATCAGGTGCTTCGCTTGGACATGGATAGCATGAGGACGCGGGTGCATGAGCTGGAACGCGAGTGTTCTTCGATGAAACGAGCGATTGAGAAGATGGACAAGATGGGCCCACGAGGAGGTGGGCCCTGGCGGGCCTCACTCGCTCTGGGGAGGAAGTTCGGTTGCAAGTTCAAAACGCAGGTTTGTGATTCGCATGAGCCAGCAACACGCGAGGGCAGGCCCCACCGGCGGTAGCACCTCTCTCATGGCACGTGATAATATGATTGGGCTTTGGAGTACGGTAGAATGGGTCCCGCTCGCGTTTTGGTGGAATTGCACGTTTGGCATTTGTCGTCTGTGTATTTATGAGATTATTCAGTGGAGTTGTTCACTGTGTGTTTCTCTCTGTATCCAACTGAATCGAATCCAATCCCACCAcgtaaattttatcataaaaaataataggaaaTACTGTAAAAAGTTAAAGACTTTGATCCTCTGCGCCAATTATTTGGATGACTGGGTAAATTGCTGAGTGACAAGGAATTAATGATTCCTCTTGAAATTTTAATCATATAGCGTTTAAGAAGTGTaagaaaatgttaatttatCAATACTGGAACAGtccatacatacatacatacacttAATTAACAAATCTCTATTGGTGACACAGTTCAGCTAACTAGTCATTTAATTGCTTCTAATGAAAGTTTCTCCATGCTAAAGCGGAGACCCAAATAACTGGAAGTACTTGTGGTCGGCGAAAGAAAGGAAGCCGCAAAGGCTTCTTCCTTTACTGAGaagcaaaatacattattgGTGCCCTTGTCTTGTTCAGGAACAATATCCTTGATTTTATTCTTGCTTTGGGGAGTAGGTAGTAGTAGTCAAATGGATTATTTCCTTTGTGTTCCGCAATTCTACAGCCAGTCAGCCATCATTAATTGCTGTGGAGGGACTCGTCCATAGTCCAATTCTTTGAACTTTCTAGGCAAGTTGTCTCATCTTATGTTTTTAGTATTATTGATAATTGAGTAGAGAAcgtgcaattgaaaaatgacagTCCAAGTCACCGAGAACAGGGAGGGaccttattctttttttacgATAAAAGggaccttcttcttctttccattATTATTCAACATCTAAAACGTGCATTATTCTTCACAAAACAACTCTTTGTCTaggcaaaacaaaaacacattttacaGCTACACTGGATATGTATGTTCAAGTGACAAAATTTTGCCATTGATGCAAGAATGCTCTAAAAATTAAAGTCAAACATACTTTTGCACGAGCAAGACCGATACATTGGAATTTTGttcactgaaaaaaaaaaaaaaacactaacagCTGATATGATGTGATACCCACCTTGATTAATTTTATAGATCATAATTTTCTTTGGATTTCATCCATGATTGCTCGTGGCTGTGACACTGAGCAATCGTTATTGGACTTATTCGACTACATTTAAACCAGAGGAATAAAGGCCTATCAcccaacaaatattttttttagcagCGATATTCATTCACTGAGAATATGGTGAGTTGCCGTGAAATAGGAGataagaagggaaaaaaaaaacaagtgatgCATATTGTAAattacacaaattaaaaaaacaagtaataAGTAATGCGattaaaaaaggagagagaaatagaaaaagaaacaatacaGTACCAATTagatgaataattattttttcatatttcaaataatatgaACGCAAATTAagtttatgaaaattattttggtaTGGAGGAAGagtattttttgggtacaatttTATGACCGCAAATTAATTTTGTGAGGACAATTTAGCAGGCCGACTTAATTTCTACGGAACATTTTGTTTACGTGGTCCATTGACAATGTTCGGCCCAATTTGTCCCCGGTAAAGGCCCATTAAACTTTAACGTTTTAGACAAAACCCTAATACCTTGAAACGGAACCCGGGGGCCTATAAAATTGAAGCATATTCTGAAACTCAAAGGAACCATGGCCACCGTTTCTTTCTACCAAAACCAGCTTATGTATTTGTTCTTCtgtttgtaaaatatgtttttgtcatcgttacttttatattttcttgtcTGATGTTTTCGATTTGACTATTGTTGTTTTGACGGAGGAAGGGGATGTGAGATGTGGTTTTCTCTGTGATGATGAAAACGATGACGAGTCTGATAATCCATTCTTTACAATACTGACGACAAATCGAGGCATTTGTCTGAGAGGATTCCACTCTTTCTtccgttttttatttttttggcgttgtttaattttatgcctgttgtttgttattttaaattttattttgtgccTTTTGAATCTAGGCATGGTGATGATTGTTTATTGTCATCTGATGAATCATTTGATGAATTCCAAACCTCCTACTCATTCTGAATGCCTATTGTTTTTtcgttttagtgtttttttttattttttatggagaAGGTAGAGAAAGACGATATGGTGGCTGTGATGAGaggtacattttttttgtgttgagaTTATCGATGATTGCATTTCAAGCACTTTTGAGCTACTACTGTCTTTCTCTCTACTAATTGCATTCCTGGACCGTTGATTTCAACAGCAATGGTCTCCGATTCCTGCATAtgtaaaaacaacaattttggGAGATGggtccttttctttttagttaGCCTATAAAATGAACTTCAATTCAATTTTCCCAATAAAATGATTTCCCCCAAAGCTGGaagtttaaaagaaatttttgtatttatttcaatattttcttatgaACTGTTTTTAAAAACACtccaacatattaaaaaatttatagtaaTATATTGCAAGTTTTAGGTTTTAGGTTTGGATCTTAATGTCTCaacattgtaatttttaaaaatagttggACAAATTACAGTTTTTGCAAAAGCAACACTTGGGCACAGTAAGTTTTTAACATTCATGAGTAAGGTGATGcaaaaagattataaaaaacATGGGACTatgaaaaattgttataaataagaaaaacttgCATGGTAGAGCGATTAGCTTTATGGGACTGCAAATCTTCTTCAAACTCCCATTTGATGCTTTACATCATAAAATCTCtcattttaatttactgcataaaattaaaatatgaacttATTAAATACTAATTATTACCTTGAGCGTTTTTCTTGCAATGGAAATATATACGACTAAAATGAaatacaatttataaaattattaaaacaaacGTTTGGCAAAATCAATAGCAACTTCAAACTTTATTGAAGCTGCTTATTTCACTATTCTGATTAAACTCAATTTTATGGTTGTGTAGAGAAAATTAAACTACCGTTCCTAACCCAAACTAAGCTATGCAGCTTATGATAAAAATTGGGACAAGTGAATTACACCTGAAACAATAACTAGTCATCATCCAAAATCGAGTccactaattaaaatattatccaTGCACTATTTCATCAAAAAGTAAggtaaaatataaacatatgaAATAACTTAAATGAACAACTTACTGGCTTTGCCAAATTTTACTACTGGAGAGAATCACTTAAGGTGTCACAGCTGGTTCCAAATCTGGATAAAGTAAGAGAGTTGTGTAAAGCTCTAGCAGGTAACATGAAACTCGCTGATATTTCACATATACACTATTGGAAATAATGAtccataaaataatatctatTGGAGATAATGAACAAAAGGGATTGGTCATAGAAAGATAtcttctgttattttttttaatgcttaaCACTGTTTGTGgataatgttaataaaataattttttgaattatttgatattaatatgaaatattcattaattattttaactcatttttgttggaaatttaattagtcatttttagtgaaattttctttttaattatattttttttattcacaaaaaatcaattaaaatcttgcttatgaaaaatcagcttaaaaaataacaatttataaataaaaagcaaaTAACTGTTCAGAATGTGaggttatttataaaatttttcgactaaagtttttaaaaccgctacattaaagacaaaaaaattcgTTTATAATACATAGCAGTGAAATTCATTCGATGTGTAAGCAAAGAGGTGAGAAATAAGGTAGGTGAAGATAAAAAATAggagttaaaataaataagaaataaagtgGAATTTAAATGTGTATGTTTAATAAGAgatagaataa encodes:
- the LOC100793727 gene encoding BTB/POZ domain-containing protein At5g66560, with amino-acid sequence MATGEQLSSRGQAWFCTTGLPNDIVIEVDDMYFHLHKSPLMSKSRKLQQLIAEHETNHSSEAEEKEKHRHLVFTDFPGGSETFELAAKFCFGAKIDLSSSNVVPLRCAGEFLEMTEQHSKENLISKTETFLSHSVLNSIKNSIIALKSCERLLPLADTLAITRRCVDSIVSETLFRLPVSDSASTLLLPTGGRRSRRTGEDDSWFEELRLLGLPMFKQLILAMKGSDSALKSEIIETCLLQYAKKHIPALSRSNRKALTSSSSSEAEQKELLEIVITNLSSKHSTPVRFLFGLLRTATVLKASEACNDVLEKKIGSQLDEVTLDDLLIPSYSYLNETLYDIDCVARILGYFLEEERNVAAIDGRAPRSPGLMLVGKLIDGYLSEIATDANLKPSKFYDLAISVPDRARLFHDGLYRAVDVYLKAHPWVSKSDREKICAVLDCQKLTLEACSHAAQNERLPLRAVVRVLFFEQLQLRRAIAGKLGAAEEPSRHSAAMAEEEEVEDDNNTWQVTVRENQVLRLDMDSMRTRVHELERECSSMKRAIEKMDKMGPRGGGPWRASLALGRKFGCKFKTQVCDSHEPATREGRPHRR